Proteins encoded within one genomic window of Flavobacterium gilvum:
- a CDS encoding YjjG family noncanonical pyrimidine nucleotidase, with product MFSNTISDVFFDLDHTLWDFDVNSGLAFEAILKKDHPTIEITDFIEKYIPINQACWKLYQHDKITHDELRYNRLKYTFDALEYFISDDQIESMAHEYIQLLPENNHLFEGAVEVLEYLEKKYKLHIITNGFAEVQYKKIKNSNIAGFFKTITNSEMAGVKKPNPTIFEHALNLAQAKKENSVMIGDCLDADVQGALNAGLDAIFFNDKKIKVDQDIKQVTHLLELKKYL from the coding sequence ATGTTTTCTAATACTATTTCTGATGTTTTCTTCGATTTGGATCATACTCTTTGGGATTTTGATGTCAACTCGGGCTTGGCTTTTGAGGCTATATTGAAGAAAGACCACCCTACAATCGAAATAACCGATTTTATCGAAAAATACATTCCCATCAATCAGGCATGCTGGAAATTATATCAGCACGATAAAATTACTCACGACGAATTACGGTATAATCGCCTCAAATACACTTTTGATGCTTTGGAGTATTTTATTTCCGATGACCAAATAGAAAGTATGGCCCATGAATATATCCAACTCTTGCCAGAAAATAATCATTTGTTTGAAGGAGCTGTTGAAGTACTGGAATATCTCGAAAAAAAGTATAAATTGCACATTATTACAAACGGTTTTGCCGAAGTGCAATACAAGAAAATAAAAAATTCCAATATTGCAGGATTTTTCAAGACGATTACCAATTCTGAAATGGCAGGAGTGAAGAAACCAAATCCTACTATTTTTGAGCATGCTCTTAATTTGGCACAAGCCAAAAAAGAAAATAGTGTCATGATTGGTGATTGTCTCGATGCAGACGTGCAGGGAGCGTTAAATGCAGGGTTGGATGCTATTTTTTTTAATGACAAAAAAATTAAAGTCGATCAGGATATTAAACAGGTAACACATTTATTAGAACTAAAAAAATATTTATAA
- a CDS encoding carboxymuconolactone decarboxylase family protein translates to MEKRIDINEIEPQAYKAMYALEGYLATTQLSHTQKELIKIRASQINGCAFCIDMHTKDALKYGETAQRIFLLNAWRETSLFTEEEKVILAITEEITLIHNHGLSTETYKKAEQFFDKNTIAQIIMAVVTINAWNRIAISTLMEPAK, encoded by the coding sequence ATGGAAAAGAGAATAGATATCAACGAGATAGAACCTCAGGCGTATAAAGCGATGTATGCTTTGGAGGGTTATTTGGCAACAACTCAATTGTCACATACACAAAAGGAATTAATCAAAATTAGAGCTTCCCAAATAAACGGCTGTGCGTTTTGTATCGATATGCATACAAAAGATGCGCTGAAATATGGAGAAACCGCACAACGTATTTTTTTACTGAATGCTTGGCGCGAAACCAGTTTGTTTACTGAAGAAGAAAAAGTAATCCTGGCAATTACCGAAGAAATTACTTTGATTCATAATCATGGTTTATCTACAGAAACGTACAAAAAAGCGGAGCAGTTTTTTGATAAAAATACAATCGCTCAGATTATTATGGCTGTTGTGACGATCAATGCCTGGAACAGAATCGCGATAAGCACTTTGATGGAGCCCGCAAAATAA
- a CDS encoding tetratricopeptide repeat protein has product MKLLLGFFLLFPLLLLSQSFEKGEKLFVEGKYNQAQPILENYLKNNPSNLKTLEYLGDIASYNKVWDKAIMYYKKLKILKPTEANYFYKYGGALAMKASEISKIKALGMVGEVRSSFEKTITLNPKHIEARWALIELNLELPGIVGGSESKAIKYSSELRELSPVDGYLSRGHIEEYFKRYTNAEEQYKRAILIGKSKVCYQKLADLYKNKMKQPDKANKVWEEFKIKK; this is encoded by the coding sequence ATGAAATTACTGCTAGGCTTTTTTTTACTATTTCCTTTGTTGTTGCTTTCCCAATCTTTTGAAAAAGGGGAAAAGTTATTCGTTGAAGGGAAATACAATCAAGCGCAGCCCATTCTTGAAAATTACCTTAAAAACAATCCATCAAACCTTAAAACCCTGGAATACTTAGGAGATATAGCTTCGTACAATAAGGTTTGGGATAAGGCGATTATGTATTATAAAAAGCTAAAAATTTTGAAACCAACAGAGGCTAATTATTTTTACAAATATGGAGGAGCTTTGGCAATGAAAGCTTCAGAAATTAGCAAAATAAAAGCGTTGGGAATGGTTGGTGAAGTGCGTTCTTCTTTTGAAAAAACTATTACTTTAAATCCAAAACACATCGAAGCAAGATGGGCTCTCATCGAACTGAATTTGGAATTGCCCGGAATTGTTGGCGGAAGCGAATCCAAAGCCATCAAATATTCGTCTGAATTACGTGAATTGTCACCTGTTGACGGGTATTTGTCTCGAGGCCATATTGAAGAATATTTTAAAAGATATACCAATGCCGAAGAGCAATATAAAAGAGCTATTTTGATTGGAAAATCCAAAGTTTGTTATCAAAAATTAGCCGATTTGTATAAGAATAAAATGAAACAACCCGATAAAGCAAATAAGGTTTGGGAAGAGTTTAAAATTAAAAAATAG
- a CDS encoding UDP-N-acetylmuramate--L-alanine ligase: MKTHFIAIGGSAMHNLALALHNKGYQVTGSDDAIFEPSKSRLEKKGIMPAELGWFPEKITADIDAIILGMHAKADNPELLKAQELGLKIYSYPEFLYEQSKNKTRVVVGGSHGKTTITSMILHVMHYHNIEVDYMVGAQLEGFDTMVHLTEENDFMVLEGDEYLSSPIDRRPKFHLYQPNIALISGIAWDHINVFPTYDFYVEQFEIFIDKITNGGILVYNEDDSEVKRVAEKATNPIRKIPYTTPKYEVKDGVTLLETPEGPMPIEVFGAHNLNNLAGAKWICQNMGVDEADFYEAIASFKGASKRLEKIAESKTKVAYKDFAHSPSKVSATTKAVKEQYPNRTVVACLELHTYSSLNAEFLKEYEGALQYADVAVVFYSPDAVKIKQLEEVTYEQIAKAFNREDLIIYTNPVAFKEYLFNLNLDNSALLLMSSGNYGGLNFDEVKGLVE; encoded by the coding sequence ATGAAAACACATTTCATAGCTATAGGCGGAAGCGCAATGCACAACTTAGCATTGGCATTACACAACAAAGGATATCAGGTTACGGGAAGCGACGACGCTATTTTTGAACCTTCAAAATCAAGATTGGAAAAAAAAGGAATTATGCCCGCAGAGCTGGGTTGGTTTCCTGAGAAAATAACTGCCGATATTGATGCCATAATCCTTGGAATGCACGCCAAAGCTGATAATCCAGAACTTTTGAAAGCACAGGAATTGGGGCTCAAAATTTATTCCTATCCCGAATTTTTATACGAGCAATCCAAAAACAAAACCCGTGTCGTTGTTGGCGGTTCTCACGGAAAAACGACCATAACATCAATGATTTTGCACGTGATGCATTATCATAATATCGAAGTGGATTATATGGTTGGAGCACAATTGGAAGGCTTTGACACGATGGTGCATCTTACCGAAGAGAATGATTTTATGGTTTTGGAAGGCGACGAATATTTGTCTTCACCAATAGACAGAAGACCTAAATTTCATTTGTACCAACCCAATATCGCCTTGATTTCTGGAATTGCATGGGATCATATTAATGTTTTTCCAACGTATGATTTTTATGTGGAGCAGTTTGAAATTTTTATCGATAAAATTACAAACGGAGGGATTTTGGTTTACAATGAAGACGATTCCGAAGTAAAACGAGTAGCCGAAAAAGCGACAAATCCAATTCGTAAAATTCCTTATACAACGCCAAAATACGAGGTGAAGGATGGTGTGACGCTTTTGGAAACGCCAGAAGGGCCAATGCCTATTGAAGTTTTTGGTGCGCACAATTTAAATAATTTGGCGGGAGCCAAATGGATTTGCCAAAACATGGGAGTTGATGAAGCCGATTTTTATGAAGCAATTGCCAGTTTCAAAGGAGCGTCCAAGCGTTTGGAAAAAATCGCCGAAAGCAAAACCAAAGTAGCTTATAAAGATTTTGCCCATTCGCCAAGTAAAGTTTCTGCAACGACCAAAGCCGTGAAAGAGCAATATCCAAACCGCACTGTTGTGGCCTGTTTGGAATTGCATACTTATAGCAGTTTGAATGCTGAGTTTTTGAAAGAATACGAAGGAGCATTACAATATGCTGATGTTGCTGTAGTTTTCTACTCGCCCGATGCTGTAAAAATCAAACAATTAGAGGAAGTAACTTATGAGCAAATCGCTAAAGCTTTCAACAGAGAAGATTTGATTATTTACACCAATCCGGTGGCTTTCAAAGAATATTTGTTTAACCTGAATCTTGATAATTCAGCTTTATTATTGATGAGTTCCGGAAATTACGGAGGCCTGAATTTTGATGAGGTAAAAGGTTTGGTTGAGTAA
- a CDS encoding RES family NAD+ phosphorylase, whose translation MEVFRLARKKYPIELSGKGASVSGARWNSKGTEIIYCAQNRALAMAEVLVHLSLATLPSDFVMLTIEIPDAIFVEVLNIGKLSVDWNVFPCTFETPLLGDDFIRRNEACVLKVPSAVVKGDYNFLINPYHSDFYNIRITEQVDFPFDKRIFK comes from the coding sequence ATGGAAGTTTTTCGATTGGCACGGAAAAAATATCCTATTGAATTATCCGGAAAAGGTGCGTCTGTCTCTGGTGCGCGTTGGAATTCAAAGGGGACAGAGATTATATATTGTGCGCAAAACCGAGCTTTGGCAATGGCCGAAGTCTTGGTGCATTTGTCATTGGCGACATTGCCTAGTGATTTTGTAATGCTGACTATTGAAATTCCTGATGCTATTTTTGTTGAAGTGTTAAATATCGGCAAACTAAGTGTCGATTGGAATGTTTTTCCTTGTACCTTTGAAACACCTCTTTTGGGAGACGATTTTATAAGAAGAAATGAAGCTTGTGTTTTGAAAGTTCCGTCGGCGGTTGTGAAAGGTGATTACAATTTTTTGATTAATCCTTATCATTCCGATTTTTATAATATTAGAATTACGGAGCAGGTTGATTTTCCTTTTGATAAACGAATTTTTAAATAA
- a CDS encoding replication-associated recombination protein A, translating into MEAPLAERIRPQKLEDYISQSHLVGPNGSLTQQISKGIIPSLIFWGPPGTGKTTLAQIIAQESKRPFYILSAINSGVKDIRDVIEKAKQSGGLFTAKNPILFIDEIHRFSKSQQDSLLAAVEKGWITLIGATTENPSFEVIPALLSRCQVYILNAFTKADLEHLLQRAIKTDSYLASKKIELRETEALLRLSGGDGRKLLNIFELVVNASAESQILITNERVFELVQQNTVLYDKSGEQHYDIVSAFIKSIRGSDPNGAVYWLARMIEGGEDVKFIARRMLILSSEDIGNANPTAFIMANNAFQAVSTIGYPESRIILSQCAIYLATSPKSNASYLAIGTAQQLVKQTGDLPVPLHLRNAPTKLMKELGYGDDYKYSHDYANNFAEQEFLPEALSNTPIYIPGANSRENTTREFLRNRWKDKYGY; encoded by the coding sequence ATGGAAGCACCACTGGCAGAACGCATACGCCCACAAAAACTAGAAGATTACATCAGTCAGTCTCATTTGGTTGGACCAAATGGTTCGTTGACACAACAAATATCCAAAGGAATTATCCCGTCCTTAATTTTCTGGGGACCACCAGGAACGGGGAAAACGACTTTGGCGCAAATTATCGCCCAAGAATCCAAACGTCCTTTTTACATCCTAAGTGCTATAAACTCGGGAGTAAAAGATATTCGGGACGTTATTGAAAAAGCCAAACAAAGCGGGGGTTTATTTACCGCCAAAAACCCTATTTTGTTTATTGACGAGATTCACCGTTTTAGCAAATCTCAGCAAGATTCCTTATTGGCAGCAGTAGAAAAAGGATGGATTACACTTATTGGCGCCACGACTGAAAATCCGAGTTTTGAAGTTATCCCTGCTTTATTATCACGTTGTCAGGTTTATATTCTGAACGCTTTTACAAAGGCAGATTTGGAACATTTATTGCAAAGAGCTATTAAAACAGATAGCTATTTGGCTTCAAAAAAAATAGAACTCCGTGAAACAGAGGCGCTATTACGTCTTTCTGGTGGCGATGGACGTAAACTATTAAATATTTTTGAACTTGTTGTAAACGCTTCTGCTGAAAGCCAAATTTTGATTACCAATGAGCGCGTTTTTGAATTGGTGCAACAAAATACAGTTTTGTATGACAAAAGCGGCGAACAACATTATGACATTGTTTCAGCATTTATTAAATCGATTCGAGGGAGCGATCCCAATGGAGCTGTTTATTGGCTGGCACGAATGATTGAAGGCGGTGAAGACGTAAAATTCATCGCAAGAAGAATGTTGATTTTGTCGAGTGAAGATATTGGAAATGCAAATCCAACCGCTTTTATTATGGCAAACAATGCTTTTCAGGCGGTATCGACAATTGGATATCCTGAAAGCCGAATCATTTTGAGTCAGTGCGCCATTTACCTTGCAACTTCACCCAAAAGTAATGCTTCGTATCTGGCTATCGGAACGGCGCAACAATTGGTTAAACAAACTGGAGACCTACCTGTTCCCTTGCATTTACGCAACGCTCCAACTAAATTAATGAAGGAATTGGGATACGGAGATGACTATAAATATTCGCACGATTATGCCAATAATTTTGCAGAACAGGAATTCCTGCCTGAAGCGTTAAGCAATACTCCAATTTATATTCCGGGAGCCAATTCTAGAGAAAATACCACGAGGGAATTCCTAAGAAACAGATGGAAAGACAAATACGGGTATTGA
- a CDS encoding DUF1287 domain-containing protein — protein MKLVVLFLIAFLFLGCSQKEKNKTQSLHSSSVTNTFEEKLALAAIGIIDPTIEYDPAYYSIKYPNGDIPKNKGVCTDVVIRAYRKLGIDLQKEVHEDMKANFKLYPNLKKWGMTKPDTNIDHRRVPNLETFFERKGTKLPVTENAADYKTGEIVTWMINGKLPHIGIITNKKSRDGERNLIVHNVGRGQVLEDCLFDYEIVGHFKYVK, from the coding sequence ATGAAGCTAGTAGTCCTATTTCTAATTGCGTTTCTTTTTCTTGGCTGTAGCCAAAAAGAAAAAAACAAAACACAATCCCTCCATTCGAGTTCTGTTACTAATACTTTTGAAGAAAAATTGGCTTTGGCAGCAATCGGCATCATTGACCCAACCATAGAATACGACCCGGCTTATTATTCGATAAAATATCCAAATGGTGATATTCCCAAAAATAAAGGGGTTTGTACCGATGTAGTTATCAGAGCTTATCGAAAACTTGGAATTGATTTGCAAAAAGAAGTTCACGAGGATATGAAAGCGAATTTTAAGCTATATCCAAATTTAAAAAAATGGGGAATGACAAAACCAGACACCAATATCGACCATAGACGGGTTCCAAACTTGGAGACTTTCTTTGAACGAAAAGGAACAAAATTACCCGTTACCGAAAATGCAGCCGATTATAAAACCGGAGAAATAGTGACTTGGATGATTAACGGAAAGTTGCCGCACATTGGCATCATCACCAATAAAAAATCACGAGATGGCGAACGAAATCTCATCGTTCATAATGTCGGACGAGGCCAGGTTCTCGAAGATTGTTTATTCGATTATGAAATTGTCGGGCATTTTAAGTATGTGAAATAA
- a CDS encoding SusD/RagB family nutrient-binding outer membrane lipoprotein has product MKKYKVILLSVIASISFNSCSEDVMDDINTNVNDPQDVPTRFAITDAMTSTAFSNTGSEIAFYTGVYVELNAGGFGQMYNAEVRNAEPQNQTTFNNSWNSIYQTMYNLKLIIDKCTTGAEKGNYTTLGIAQILYAYNLALLTDMYGDVPFSQSFQPGVIFQPKLDRQQDLYNIVFTNLNDAIVNLGKTSSYAALGTQDLIYGGNKALWIKAANGLLARYTLHLSFKTPDYAKVLTYVSKSFASKSEEFKMKNDGIPNPYYQFDNDRGYLFASKSLYDKLIARANDPRADGYFQKIRKTSGAPLTLELFTNGVSPQSQNYSYSALIDSSNPIFMMSYHELLFIKAEAEARNSAAVTSTASLTAAVNAAFNKDEAVNFSTTNAATYVAGLGITTNASLLKEISVQKYLSFYENETAEAYNDYRRLLAIYGSAAAHPIQLANPKNATQFPLRLPYGDSDVSTNDNVKAAFGNGTYVYSEKVWWAGGTR; this is encoded by the coding sequence ATGAAAAAATATAAAGTCATATTACTTTCGGTGATTGCGTCAATTTCATTTAATTCTTGTTCAGAGGATGTAATGGACGATATCAACACCAATGTAAACGATCCACAAGATGTACCAACCCGTTTTGCTATCACTGATGCAATGACAAGTACTGCTTTTAGCAATACTGGTTCAGAAATAGCTTTCTATACAGGTGTCTATGTAGAATTAAACGCGGGTGGTTTTGGTCAAATGTACAACGCAGAGGTAAGAAATGCCGAGCCTCAAAATCAGACAACTTTTAACAACTCTTGGAACAGTATCTACCAAACGATGTACAACCTAAAGTTGATAATCGATAAATGTACAACTGGTGCCGAAAAAGGTAACTATACTACATTGGGAATTGCTCAAATCCTTTATGCATATAATTTAGCTTTGCTAACAGATATGTACGGAGATGTTCCTTTCTCTCAGTCTTTTCAACCTGGTGTAATATTCCAACCTAAATTAGACCGTCAGCAAGACCTTTATAATATTGTTTTCACAAATCTGAATGATGCAATAGTTAATTTAGGAAAAACATCTTCTTATGCAGCTTTAGGAACTCAAGATTTAATTTATGGAGGAAATAAAGCGCTATGGATAAAAGCAGCCAATGGTTTGTTAGCTCGTTACACACTACATCTTTCTTTTAAAACTCCTGATTACGCTAAAGTATTAACTTATGTTAGTAAATCATTTGCTAGTAAAAGTGAAGAATTTAAGATGAAAAACGATGGTATTCCAAACCCTTATTACCAATTCGATAATGACAGAGGATACTTATTTGCCAGTAAAAGTTTATACGACAAGTTAATCGCTAGAGCAAATGACCCTCGTGCCGATGGTTATTTCCAAAAAATCAGAAAAACTTCTGGAGCTCCGCTTACATTAGAGCTTTTTACAAATGGAGTTAGCCCACAGAGTCAAAATTATTCTTACTCAGCATTAATAGATTCTAGCAATCCTATATTTATGATGAGCTACCACGAGTTATTGTTCATCAAAGCTGAAGCTGAAGCAAGAAACTCAGCTGCTGTAACAAGCACAGCTAGTTTGACTGCCGCTGTAAATGCTGCTTTCAACAAAGACGAAGCTGTTAATTTCTCAACTACAAATGCAGCTACTTATGTTGCTGGATTAGGTATTACAACTAATGCTAGTTTGCTAAAAGAAATTTCAGTACAAAAATACTTGTCTTTCTACGAAAACGAAACAGCTGAAGCGTACAACGATTACAGACGTCTATTGGCTATATATGGATCTGCTGCAGCACATCCAATTCAATTGGCAAACCCTAAAAATGCAACTCAGTTCCCACTTAGATTGCCTTACGGAGATTCTGATGTATCAACAAATGATAACGTTAAAGCAGCATTTGGCAACGGAACTTATGTCTATTCAGAAAAAGTTTGGTGGGCTGGAGGAACTCGTTAA
- the rlmB gene encoding 23S rRNA (guanosine(2251)-2'-O)-methyltransferase RlmB: protein MEKEHQIFGIRAIIEAIQAGATVDKVYIQKEASGELMKDLMKVMKRGNINFSYVPVEKLNRLTPNNHQGAVATVSPISFYDLESLIETVIENGKKPLFLILDQVSDARNFGAIIRTAECTGVSGIIVQKSGSAPVNGDTVKTSAGAVFNIPICKVEHIKDAIFLLQASGIKTVAATEKTDQNIYDISLNEPVAIIMGSEDRGVNPSVLKIVDEKAKLPMFGTIGSLNVSVACGAFLYEAVRQRG from the coding sequence ATGGAAAAAGAACATCAAATTTTTGGGATTAGGGCAATAATTGAAGCCATACAAGCAGGTGCAACAGTTGATAAAGTTTATATTCAGAAGGAAGCAAGCGGCGAACTGATGAAAGACTTAATGAAAGTGATGAAACGTGGTAATATCAATTTTTCCTATGTTCCTGTTGAAAAATTAAACCGACTAACGCCCAACAACCATCAAGGTGCTGTAGCTACGGTCTCTCCTATTTCATTTTATGATTTGGAATCCTTAATAGAAACCGTTATTGAAAACGGAAAAAAGCCTTTGTTTTTGATTTTGGATCAAGTATCGGATGCTCGAAATTTTGGAGCCATTATCAGAACGGCAGAATGTACTGGTGTTAGCGGAATAATCGTCCAAAAAAGTGGCTCGGCTCCGGTAAATGGAGATACAGTAAAAACATCAGCTGGCGCTGTATTCAATATTCCAATCTGTAAAGTAGAACACATTAAAGACGCTATTTTCCTTTTGCAAGCCAGCGGCATAAAAACTGTTGCGGCCACCGAAAAAACAGATCAGAATATTTATGATATTTCTTTGAACGAACCTGTAGCAATTATCATGGGATCTGAAGACAGAGGTGTTAATCCTTCTGTTCTTAAAATAGTTGATGAAAAAGCAAAACTTCCTATGTTTGGTACAATTGGATCATTGAATGTTTCTGTTGCCTGTGGTGCCTTTTTATACGAAGCTGTGAGACAAAGAGGATAA
- the radC gene encoding RadC family protein: MILDGSKGSFREQEGFPITNWAEDDKPREKLMLKGKSVLSDAELIAILIGSGSRNESAVDLSKRILGSVDNNLNALGKLSIAQLMNFKGIGEAKAISIIAAMELGRRRKNEDVVELTKITSSKAVFGLMQPIIGELAHEEFWVLFLNNSNKVLFKSQLSKGGMTGTMVDVRIVFKIALEQNATAIILAHNHPSGKLQPSDADIQLTKKLKIAGQQLDIPVLDHLIITENGYYSFADEGIF; this comes from the coding sequence ATGATTTTAGACGGTTCAAAGGGCTCTTTTCGGGAACAAGAGGGATTTCCGATTACCAATTGGGCAGAAGACGATAAGCCTCGTGAGAAATTAATGCTCAAAGGGAAAAGCGTTTTGAGTGATGCCGAATTGATTGCAATTTTGATTGGTTCTGGAAGTCGGAATGAATCGGCGGTGGATTTGAGCAAGCGGATTTTGGGCAGTGTGGATAATAATTTGAATGCTTTGGGAAAGCTTTCCATAGCCCAATTAATGAATTTTAAAGGAATTGGCGAAGCCAAAGCAATATCAATAATTGCTGCGATGGAGTTGGGGAGACGACGAAAGAATGAAGATGTGGTTGAGTTGACAAAAATAACTTCCAGCAAAGCAGTTTTTGGACTGATGCAACCGATAATAGGGGAATTGGCACATGAAGAATTTTGGGTTTTGTTCCTGAATAATTCCAATAAAGTACTTTTTAAATCTCAATTAAGTAAAGGCGGGATGACGGGGACAATGGTCGATGTTCGGATTGTTTTTAAAATTGCATTGGAACAAAATGCAACGGCTATTATTCTTGCGCATAATCATCCTTCGGGGAAATTGCAGCCAAGTGATGCCGATATTCAGTTAACCAAAAAATTAAAAATAGCTGGACAACAATTGGATATTCCAGTTTTGGATCATTTAATTATCACAGAAAATGGCTATTACAGTTTTGCCGATGAAGGGATTTTTTAA
- a CDS encoding rhomboid family intramembrane serine protease, with translation MEDNNFKFTNAVIGVPLFFVLFLWFVYWLEIRFGFDFDENGILPRTFSGLQGIIFSPFIHSNIEHLYNNSIPLLVLLAALFFFYQKEAVGILVYGILLSGSLTWLIGRENYHIGASGLIYVLVSFMFFKGLQTHYYRLVALSLTVVVLYGGMVWYVFPKVDETISWEGHLSGLIAGFVLTFFYKKQEFRKVIKYDWELPDYDPSEDKFMQRFDENGNFVNPPKPEIVEENQMEINSYFQSNFNVTYDFIENKKEDINEKNEPKPES, from the coding sequence ATGGAAGACAATAATTTTAAATTTACCAATGCTGTAATAGGAGTGCCACTTTTTTTTGTGCTGTTCCTGTGGTTTGTCTATTGGTTAGAAATTCGTTTTGGATTTGATTTTGATGAAAACGGAATTTTACCAAGAACTTTTTCTGGATTACAGGGTATAATTTTCAGTCCATTTATTCATTCAAATATTGAACATCTTTATAATAATTCAATTCCGTTATTAGTGCTTTTGGCGGCACTGTTCTTTTTTTATCAAAAAGAAGCTGTTGGAATATTGGTCTATGGGATTCTGCTTTCGGGAAGCCTGACCTGGCTTATCGGAAGAGAAAATTATCATATTGGAGCCAGTGGTTTGATTTATGTATTGGTTTCTTTTATGTTTTTCAAAGGGCTACAAACCCACTATTATAGATTAGTGGCGTTGTCGCTTACAGTTGTGGTTCTTTATGGCGGAATGGTTTGGTATGTTTTTCCAAAAGTTGACGAAACCATTTCTTGGGAAGGTCATTTGTCAGGACTCATTGCCGGTTTTGTGCTTACCTTTTTCTATAAAAAACAAGAATTCAGGAAGGTGATAAAATACGATTGGGAACTTCCAGATTACGACCCATCGGAAGATAAATTTATGCAGCGCTTTGACGAAAACGGCAACTTTGTCAATCCGCCAAAACCCGAAATAGTTGAAGAAAATCAAATGGAAATCAATTCTTATTTTCAATCAAACTTTAATGTAACTTATGATTTCATTGAAAATAAAAAGGAGGATATAAATGAAAAAAATGAACCAAAACCCGAGTCTTGA
- a CDS encoding Crp/Fnr family transcriptional regulator: MSQLFKNHLDKFIKIDEKEFAAILSFFEIKNVKKKENLLVEGQICKSHYFVLNGCLRKFFINGKGMEQTTEFAIENWWITDNLAYERGLSTEFYIQAVEKSEILVIDRDAQEKLLLEFPKMERYFRFVYQRAYAATQLRLKYLYDFSKEEFYEHLCNGHPEFVQRIPQYLIASFLGFTPEYLSEIRNKKRS; the protein is encoded by the coding sequence ATGTCTCAATTATTTAAAAACCATTTAGATAAATTCATCAAAATAGATGAAAAAGAATTCGCTGCTATTTTATCTTTTTTTGAGATTAAAAATGTAAAGAAAAAAGAAAATTTGTTAGTTGAAGGGCAAATATGTAAGTCGCATTATTTTGTTCTGAACGGTTGCCTTCGAAAATTTTTCATTAACGGAAAAGGCATGGAACAAACCACCGAATTTGCCATAGAAAATTGGTGGATTACAGATAATCTTGCCTATGAGCGAGGATTGTCAACAGAATTTTATATTCAGGCGGTCGAAAAATCCGAAATTCTGGTTATTGACCGAGATGCCCAAGAGAAATTGTTGCTGGAATTTCCAAAAATGGAACGCTATTTTAGATTTGTTTACCAAAGGGCTTATGCTGCGACACAATTGCGATTAAAGTATTTGTATGACTTTTCCAAAGAAGAATTCTACGAACACCTTTGCAACGGACACCCTGAATTTGTCCAAAGGATTCCACAATATTTAATCGCTTCTTTTTTGGGTTTTACACCAGAATATTTAAGCGAAATCCGAAATAAAAAGCGTTCTTAA
- the parS gene encoding type II RES/Xre toxin-antitoxin system antitoxin, with protein MEAIKFRSSEAIDKAVRVLVNRIEKERGYKILNKKITYEEFLKNRMLIVHAIREGISYDLFSLIKEITPFNEEDWASFLGISTKSLQRNKIKEDFIFKSLQSEKILELAEVTSLGNTVFDTEAQFYLWLKTPSFALGNLQPIELLKDSYGKEMVVNELNKIDQGIFI; from the coding sequence ATGGAAGCAATAAAATTTAGATCCAGTGAAGCTATTGATAAAGCGGTTCGGGTTTTGGTCAATAGAATAGAGAAGGAAAGGGGTTATAAAATTTTGAATAAGAAGATTACTTATGAAGAGTTTTTAAAAAACCGAATGTTAATTGTTCATGCCATTCGCGAGGGAATTTCTTATGATTTGTTCAGTTTGATAAAAGAAATAACGCCTTTTAATGAAGAGGACTGGGCTTCTTTTTTAGGAATTTCCACAAAATCACTACAGAGAAATAAAATTAAAGAAGATTTTATTTTTAAATCTTTGCAATCCGAAAAAATATTAGAATTGGCCGAAGTAACTTCTTTGGGGAATACTGTTTTTGATACCGAAGCTCAATTTTATCTGTGGTTGAAAACGCCTTCGTTTGCACTTGGAAATTTGCAGCCAATAGAGTTGCTTAAGGACTCCTATGGTAAAGAAATGGTAGTCAATGAATTGAATAAAATTGATCAAGGAATTTTTATCTAA